Proteins encoded together in one Cellulomonas gilvus ATCC 13127 window:
- a CDS encoding glycerophosphoryl diester phosphodiesterase membrane domain-containing protein, which produces MTGPQDAPQPPTWATPGSKPGSQPGPAPAPAPPQPPAQPDAPSVPGAAAPAGWSAAPGWGTPPGAPPAPGAAPAGPPSAPPPPGPHPAAPGPYPMPPGAGYGYGPAGATPWRPPALQPGIIPLRPLNVGEILDGSFRAVRANPAVMFGLSAIVMTVTAILQAVLTWYVGGQLTPVIDDAFGASLNGSDLTTAELTGTDSSMLGASVASVAGTPLLALATTLLTGLLIVSVSRSVLGRKVTIGEVLRSRQVWKVLGFTLLVGLVTVLAAALVVVPLVLAANADSWGGALAIGLLGGLALVVAGVWVSVRTLLVTPALMLEGRAFWPTVARGWRLTRGSFWRLLGIYLLISIIVYVIVQLIQFPVTMVVAFAFGEPFPTSFWAIVATSIGQVLANTISTVFTASVVALLYIDTRMRREGLDIELARAAEKGA; this is translated from the coding sequence ATGACGGGCCCGCAGGACGCACCGCAGCCGCCGACGTGGGCGACCCCCGGTTCGAAGCCCGGTTCGCAGCCCGGTCCGGCGCCCGCTCCGGCGCCCCCGCAGCCCCCTGCGCAGCCGGACGCGCCGTCGGTCCCGGGCGCCGCGGCCCCGGCGGGCTGGTCCGCCGCACCCGGGTGGGGCACACCCCCCGGCGCACCCCCGGCACCCGGCGCGGCCCCCGCGGGACCGCCGAGCGCGCCACCGCCGCCCGGGCCCCACCCCGCTGCGCCCGGCCCGTACCCGATGCCGCCCGGTGCGGGATACGGCTACGGGCCCGCGGGTGCGACGCCGTGGCGCCCGCCGGCGCTCCAGCCGGGGATCATCCCGCTGCGTCCGCTCAACGTCGGCGAGATCCTCGACGGCTCGTTCCGCGCCGTGCGCGCCAACCCCGCCGTGATGTTCGGCCTCTCGGCGATCGTCATGACCGTCACCGCGATCCTGCAGGCGGTCCTGACCTGGTATGTCGGCGGGCAGCTCACGCCCGTGATCGACGACGCGTTCGGCGCGTCGCTCAACGGGTCCGACCTGACCACAGCCGAGCTCACCGGGACCGACAGCTCCATGCTCGGCGCGAGCGTCGCCTCGGTGGCGGGCACGCCGCTCCTGGCGCTCGCCACCACGCTCCTGACCGGCCTGCTCATCGTCTCGGTGAGCCGCTCGGTGCTGGGCCGCAAGGTCACGATCGGCGAGGTCCTGCGCTCGCGGCAGGTGTGGAAGGTCCTGGGGTTCACGCTGCTCGTCGGACTCGTCACGGTGCTCGCGGCGGCCCTCGTCGTGGTCCCGCTCGTGCTGGCCGCGAACGCCGACTCCTGGGGCGGCGCGCTCGCGATCGGCCTGCTCGGCGGGCTCGCGCTCGTCGTCGCCGGCGTGTGGGTCAGCGTCCGGACGCTGCTGGTCACGCCCGCGCTCATGCTGGAGGGGCGCGCGTTCTGGCCCACGGTCGCACGCGGCTGGCGGCTCACCCGGGGCAGCTTCTGGCGCCTGCTCGGCATCTACCTGCTGATCTCGATCATCGTGTACGTGATCGTCCAGCTGATCCAGTTCCCGGTGACGATGGTCGTCGCGTTCGCGTTCGGCGAGCCGTTCCCGACGAGCTTCTGGGCGATCGTGGCGACGTCGATCGGCCAGGTCCTCGCGAACACCATCTCGACCGTGTTCACCGCCTCGGTCGTCGCGCTCCTCTACATCGACACACGCATGCGGCGTGAGGGCCTCGACATCGAGCTCGCGCGCGCCGCGGAGAAGGGCGCGTGA
- the mtrB gene encoding MtrAB system histidine kinase MtrB, with protein MPRLSGTGRLLRARLGRRARRWVHAWRSSLQVRVITSTLAIGLVALVAIGAYVGERMMDGLFSGRVEQLVEESARSTQQAQDTFESSTASSGVEVQRLLTDVATAQAKGGSGDREVFLMRSPRQESPLPVGLAASDLSLVAIVGDDLRAATATGGQHWQSVAWERGGRVEPAIVVGQDVTVPVVGTYQLFFLYSLQAEQDRLDFLLRTLALAAAALVALLGVMTWMVTRQTVLPVRRAAQVAERLADGHLEERMPVRGDDEMATLARSFNEMAAGLQDQIERMEELSALQRRFVSDVSHELRTPLTTIRMAGEVIHSSREDFDPAVKRSAELLSTQLDRFEDLLADLLEISRFDAGAAVLDAESRDVRDVVVAAVEHTFPLAGRRGSWLHVDIDDDVAVADIDPRRVERVLRNLLVNAVEHAEGSTVEVTVRADAYAVAVTVRDHGVGMTAEEATHVFDRFWRADPARARTSGGTGLGLAISLEDAHLHGGWLEAWGRPGRGASFRLTLPRRAGIRLTDSPLPLVPDDAVPPDPVTSFTGRSRTDPAALPDLTDAHEQQEVR; from the coding sequence ATGCCGCGGCTGAGCGGGACCGGGCGCCTCCTGAGGGCCCGGCTCGGCCGCCGCGCACGACGCTGGGTGCACGCGTGGCGTTCGTCGCTGCAGGTCCGGGTCATCACCTCGACGCTCGCGATCGGGCTCGTGGCGCTCGTCGCGATCGGCGCGTACGTGGGCGAGCGGATGATGGACGGGCTGTTCTCGGGCCGCGTCGAGCAGCTCGTCGAGGAGAGCGCACGCAGCACGCAGCAGGCGCAGGACACGTTCGAGTCCTCGACCGCGAGCTCGGGCGTCGAGGTGCAGCGGTTGCTCACGGACGTCGCGACGGCCCAGGCCAAGGGCGGCTCGGGCGACCGTGAGGTGTTCCTCATGCGCTCGCCCCGGCAGGAGTCCCCGCTGCCCGTCGGGCTCGCGGCCTCGGACCTGTCGCTCGTCGCGATCGTGGGCGACGACCTGCGCGCCGCGACCGCGACCGGGGGCCAGCACTGGCAGTCGGTCGCGTGGGAGCGCGGCGGGCGGGTCGAGCCCGCGATCGTCGTCGGGCAGGACGTCACGGTGCCCGTCGTCGGCACGTACCAGCTGTTCTTCCTCTACAGCCTGCAGGCCGAGCAGGACCGGCTGGACTTCCTGCTGCGCACGCTCGCGCTCGCGGCCGCCGCGCTCGTCGCGCTGCTGGGCGTCATGACCTGGATGGTGACGCGCCAGACCGTGCTGCCGGTCCGCCGGGCCGCGCAGGTCGCCGAACGGCTCGCCGACGGCCACCTCGAGGAGCGCATGCCGGTGCGGGGGGACGACGAGATGGCGACGCTGGCCCGGTCGTTCAACGAGATGGCCGCGGGCCTGCAGGACCAGATCGAACGCATGGAGGAGCTGTCCGCGCTGCAGCGGCGGTTCGTCTCCGACGTGTCGCACGAGCTGCGGACGCCCCTCACGACGATCCGCATGGCGGGTGAGGTGATCCACTCCTCGCGCGAGGACTTCGACCCCGCGGTCAAGCGCTCGGCCGAGCTGCTGTCCACGCAGCTCGACCGGTTCGAGGACCTGCTGGCCGACCTGCTGGAGATCAGCCGGTTCGACGCGGGCGCGGCCGTGCTGGACGCCGAGAGCCGCGACGTGCGCGACGTGGTCGTGGCGGCGGTCGAGCACACGTTCCCGCTCGCGGGCAGGCGCGGCTCGTGGCTGCACGTCGACATCGACGACGACGTCGCGGTCGCCGACATCGACCCGCGCCGCGTCGAGCGCGTGCTGCGCAACCTGCTGGTCAACGCGGTCGAGCATGCCGAGGGCAGCACGGTCGAGGTGACGGTGCGCGCGGACGCGTACGCGGTCGCCGTCACGGTGCGCGACCACGGCGTCGGCATGACGGCCGAGGAGGCGACGCACGTGTTCGACCGGTTCTGGCGCGCGGACCCGGCCCGGGCGCGCACGTCGGGCGGCACCGGTCTGGGGCTGGCGATCTCGCTCGAGGACGCGCACCTGCACGGCGGGTGGCTCGAGGCGTGGGGCCGGCCGGGCCGGGGTGCCTCGTTCCGGCTCACGCTGCCGCGCCGTGCGGGCATCCGGCTGACCGACTCACCGCTGCCCCTGGTCCCGGACGACGCGGTCCCGCCCGACCCCGTGACGTCGTTCACGGGTCGGTCGCGCACCGACCCCGCCGCGCTGCCGGACCTGACCGACGCGCACGAGCAGCAGGAGGTCCGATGA
- a CDS encoding LpqB family beta-propeller domain-containing protein: protein MTARRTPAPVRTWATALVAALVTSLTLVGCVAMPTSGPVRQGDGTVPEEGRVDLLAEGPQRGATPAQIVEGFLLAGSAGFVGEFVTAREYLTGEARQSWQPRDGVVVTGSLPAPVVEEQRVTYEVPVVARIDADGRYTEAPAGAQESVTYELERTVAGEWRIATAPQGLLLAQAEFDRQFRAAPLYFLSSDAQFLVPDIRWFPALNQQTSIARALLAGPSPWLRDAVATAIPEGAQLNAQTVVIGDDGVAQVDLELASTMTLDARALMLAQLQASLGGVPGVRSVQVTADGVPIDGPATLERGGLPDGPVEMVRDGVLTTLDADGLAPVPGVAALTPGAHAPARDESGQVRVLLDASGDLVTVAREDDEPAVLLEGGPLLPPSVDRFGWAWTARPTQGLVAAREGAEPVAVTAESLDGRTVVAVRMARDATRLAVVSRGADGVSVEVYGVVRDASGTPQRVGEPVRVGATLVEAGEVVWLDESLLGVIGRSTGATAVHRVPVSGPTRALPEVPDLVAVAGGKVLYAASGDGLLHKLVGATWVAVPGAEEISDPAYPG, encoded by the coding sequence ATGACCGCGCGACGCACGCCCGCCCCGGTGCGCACGTGGGCCACCGCGCTGGTCGCGGCGCTCGTCACGTCGCTCACGCTCGTGGGGTGCGTCGCGATGCCGACGAGCGGCCCGGTCCGGCAGGGCGACGGCACGGTGCCCGAGGAGGGACGCGTCGATCTGCTGGCCGAGGGTCCGCAGCGCGGCGCGACGCCCGCGCAGATCGTCGAGGGCTTCCTGCTCGCGGGGAGCGCGGGTTTCGTCGGGGAGTTCGTCACGGCGCGCGAGTACCTGACCGGTGAGGCGCGCCAGTCCTGGCAGCCGCGCGACGGCGTCGTCGTCACGGGGTCGTTGCCCGCCCCGGTGGTCGAGGAGCAGCGCGTGACGTACGAGGTGCCCGTGGTCGCGCGCATCGACGCGGACGGGCGCTACACCGAGGCGCCCGCGGGTGCGCAGGAGTCCGTGACGTACGAGCTCGAACGGACCGTGGCGGGGGAGTGGCGGATCGCCACCGCACCGCAGGGCCTGCTCCTGGCGCAGGCGGAGTTCGACCGGCAGTTCCGCGCCGCGCCGCTGTACTTCCTGTCCTCGGACGCGCAGTTCCTGGTGCCCGACATCCGGTGGTTCCCGGCGCTCAACCAGCAGACGTCGATCGCGCGTGCGCTGCTCGCGGGCCCGTCGCCGTGGCTGCGGGACGCGGTCGCCACGGCGATCCCGGAGGGCGCCCAGCTCAACGCGCAGACCGTCGTGATCGGCGACGACGGCGTGGCCCAGGTGGACCTCGAGCTCGCGAGCACCATGACGCTCGACGCGCGTGCGCTCATGCTCGCGCAGCTGCAGGCGAGCCTCGGCGGCGTGCCCGGGGTCCGGTCGGTCCAGGTCACCGCGGACGGCGTCCCGATCGACGGCCCCGCGACGCTCGAGCGCGGCGGGCTGCCGGACGGTCCGGTGGAGATGGTCCGGGACGGCGTGCTGACGACGCTCGACGCCGACGGCCTCGCGCCGGTCCCGGGCGTGGCCGCGCTCACGCCCGGTGCGCACGCTCCGGCGCGTGACGAGTCGGGTCAGGTCCGCGTCCTGCTGGACGCGAGCGGTGACCTGGTCACGGTGGCGCGGGAGGACGACGAGCCCGCGGTGCTGCTTGAGGGCGGCCCGCTGCTGCCGCCGTCGGTGGACCGCTTCGGGTGGGCGTGGACCGCACGCCCCACGCAGGGTCTGGTGGCCGCGCGCGAGGGTGCCGAGCCCGTCGCGGTCACCGCGGAGTCGCTCGACGGGCGCACGGTCGTCGCGGTGCGCATGGCACGCGACGCGACTCGGCTCGCGGTGGTCTCGCGCGGTGCGGACGGCGTGTCGGTCGAGGTGTACGGCGTCGTCCGGGACGCGTCCGGCACGCCGCAGCGCGTCGGCGAGCCGGTGCGGGTGGGGGCGACGCTGGTCGAGGCGGGCGAGGTCGTGTGGCTCGACGAGTCGCTGCTCGGCGTGATCGGGCGCAGCACGGGCGCCACCGCCGTGCACCGCGTGCCCGTGTCGGGACCCACGCGCGCGCTGCCCGAGGTGCCGGACCTCGTCGCGGTCGCGGGCGGCAAGGTGCTCTACGCGGCCTCGGGCGACGGCCTGCTGCACAAGCTGGTCGGCGCGACGTGGGTCGCGGTGCCGGGCGCGGAGGAGATCAGCGACCCGGCGTACCCCGGCTGA
- the mtrA gene encoding MtrAB system response regulator MtrA gives MKGRVLVVDDDTALAEMIGIVLRSEGFDPVFCEDGDQALGIFRQTQPDLVLLDLMLPGKDGNEVCRQIRAESGVPIVMLTAKSDTVDVVLGLESGADDYISKPFKPKELVARVRARLRRSDEPAPEHLTIGDVTIDVPGHRVERGGRPVSLTPLEFDLLVALARKPWQVFTREVLLEKVWGYRHAADTRLVNVHVQRLRSKIENDPEQPEIVVTVRGVGYKAGVTPT, from the coding sequence ATGAAGGGACGCGTGCTGGTGGTCGACGACGACACCGCGCTGGCCGAGATGATCGGCATCGTGCTGCGCTCGGAGGGTTTCGACCCGGTCTTCTGCGAGGACGGTGACCAGGCGCTCGGCATCTTCCGGCAGACGCAGCCGGACCTGGTGCTCCTGGACCTCATGCTGCCGGGAAAGGACGGCAACGAGGTGTGCCGCCAGATCCGCGCCGAGTCCGGAGTGCCGATCGTCATGCTCACGGCCAAGAGCGACACGGTCGACGTGGTGCTGGGCTTGGAGTCGGGAGCCGACGACTACATCTCGAAGCCGTTCAAGCCCAAGGAGCTCGTGGCACGCGTGCGCGCCCGGCTGCGCCGCTCCGACGAGCCCGCACCCGAGCACCTGACGATCGGGGACGTGACGATCGACGTGCCGGGCCACCGCGTCGAGCGCGGCGGTCGGCCGGTCTCGCTCACGCCGCTGGAGTTCGACCTGCTCGTCGCGCTCGCGCGCAAGCCGTGGCAGGTGTTCACGCGTGAGGTCCTGCTGGAGAAGGTGTGGGGCTACCGGCACGCCGCGGACACGCGACTGGTCAACGTGCACGTGCAGCGCCTGCGCTCGAAGATCGAGAACGACCCCGAGCAGCCCGAGATCGTCGTGACCGTGCGCGGCGTGGGCTACAAGGCGGGCGTGACGCCCACGTGA
- a CDS encoding DUF4129 domain-containing protein translates to MNVPALLVRAGTDGPPLTPDGPTARQWAVDELARPEYHRQRSLLQQLLDWVLEQLNKLQDVQVGGGTSWLVIVVAVVLVVLIAWWVAGPVRSGRASAGRGVLSADDARTAAQMRDAADRAAAAGDWGTAVIERFRSVVRDLEERTVLDERPGRTAHEATLEAGARLPGVAGGLVAGGRLFDDVAYGGRAAGPQDDAALRQLVTDVAAARPTADAARTTLVAPR, encoded by the coding sequence GTGAACGTCCCCGCGCTGCTCGTGCGTGCCGGCACCGACGGGCCGCCCCTGACACCCGACGGGCCCACGGCCCGGCAGTGGGCGGTCGACGAGCTCGCCCGGCCCGAGTACCACCGTCAGCGCTCGCTGCTGCAGCAGCTGCTGGACTGGGTGCTCGAACAGCTGAACAAGCTCCAGGACGTGCAGGTCGGCGGGGGCACGTCATGGCTCGTGATCGTCGTGGCCGTCGTGCTGGTCGTGCTGATCGCCTGGTGGGTCGCGGGTCCCGTGCGCTCGGGCCGCGCGTCCGCCGGACGGGGCGTGCTGTCCGCCGACGACGCCCGGACCGCGGCGCAGATGCGGGACGCGGCCGACCGCGCCGCCGCTGCGGGCGACTGGGGCACCGCGGTGATCGAGCGGTTCCGCTCGGTGGTGCGCGACCTCGAGGAGCGGACCGTGCTCGACGAACGGCCCGGACGCACCGCGCACGAGGCGACGCTCGAGGCCGGCGCGCGCCTGCCCGGCGTCGCGGGCGGACTCGTCGCGGGCGGGCGCCTGTTCGACGACGTCGCGTACGGCGGCCGCGCGGCCGGGCCGCAGGACGACGCCGCGCTGCGGCAGCTCGTGACGGACGTCGCCGCCGCGCGTCCGACCGCGGACGCCGCGCGGACCACGCTGGTGGCCCCCCGATGA
- a CDS encoding DUF4350 domain-containing protein, with amino-acid sequence MSGAPGSTTVGDAPAHPVGEPGFVIGDGTTARTRARSRWRRARAPLAILGTLALVGLLAALPEPRTSQVPLAPDNAQPLGARALAQILDDHGVRVQYTRRMADVLASDGPGVTVAVLGDSGLTDETMQALEDVGGDLVVVGAPWAASTLVQVQDAYSFGEPTTRDARCRDTRAAAAGTVRATASARAPSNGVACFPGPDDDVRAGAYVSITLAGGRHVDVLADAAMVTNSGLAAEGNASLALSTFGRNPDVVWYVPAMDDPYGRTADDEQLGSTMPPWTGPLMLQLLLVAVVAAVWRGRRTGPLVTERLPVVVRGGETTRGRGRLYRHGRAHGHAAAALRAAAAARCAARLGLPRSAAAPAVIEAVARASGRPGTAVEQLLYGPPPTDDAGLARLARDLDHLESEVHRT; translated from the coding sequence ATGAGCGGCGCGCCGGGGTCCACGACGGTGGGCGACGCCCCCGCGCACCCGGTCGGTGAGCCCGGGTTCGTGATCGGCGACGGCACGACCGCGCGCACGCGCGCCCGCTCGCGGTGGCGCCGCGCGCGGGCACCGCTCGCCATCCTCGGCACGCTCGCGCTCGTGGGGCTGCTCGCGGCGCTGCCCGAGCCCCGCACGTCGCAGGTGCCGCTCGCACCCGACAACGCCCAGCCCCTGGGCGCGCGTGCGCTCGCGCAGATCCTCGACGACCACGGCGTGCGCGTGCAGTACACGCGCCGCATGGCCGACGTGCTGGCCTCCGACGGCCCCGGCGTCACCGTCGCGGTGCTGGGCGACTCGGGCCTCACCGACGAGACGATGCAGGCGCTCGAGGACGTGGGCGGCGACCTCGTGGTCGTCGGCGCGCCGTGGGCGGCCTCGACCCTGGTGCAGGTGCAGGACGCGTACTCGTTCGGCGAGCCGACGACGCGCGACGCCCGCTGCCGCGACACGCGTGCCGCCGCCGCCGGGACCGTGCGCGCGACGGCGTCCGCACGCGCGCCGTCGAACGGCGTCGCGTGCTTCCCGGGCCCCGACGACGACGTGCGCGCGGGTGCCTACGTCAGCATCACGCTCGCGGGCGGACGCCACGTCGACGTGCTCGCGGACGCCGCCATGGTGACGAACTCCGGGCTCGCCGCCGAGGGCAACGCCTCGCTCGCGCTCAGCACGTTCGGCCGCAACCCCGACGTGGTCTGGTACGTGCCGGCCATGGACGACCCCTACGGGCGCACCGCCGACGACGAGCAGCTCGGCTCGACCATGCCGCCCTGGACCGGCCCGCTCATGCTGCAGCTCCTGCTGGTCGCCGTCGTGGCCGCCGTGTGGCGGGGCCGCCGCACGGGTCCGCTCGTCACGGAGCGGCTGCCCGTCGTCGTGCGCGGCGGCGAGACGACGCGCGGCCGCGGCCGCCTCTACCGGCACGGTCGCGCGCACGGCCACGCGGCCGCGGCGCTGCGCGCCGCCGCGGCTGCGCGGTGCGCGGCCCGGCTCGGGCTCCCGCGCTCGGCCGCGGCACCCGCCGTGATCGAGGCCGTCGCACGCGCGAGCGGACGGCCCGGCACGGCGGTCGAGCAGCTGCTGTACGGACCACCACCCACCGACGACGCCGGGCTGGCACGGCTGGCCCGCGACCTGGACCACCTGGAGAGCGAGGTTCACCGAACGTGA